A window from Nitrosopumilus adriaticus encodes these proteins:
- a CDS encoding M1 family metallopeptidase codes for MDVIPINYELTFEPDLKNFTFSGTEIITADCKKSTSTISMDCAELKIISCHVHSRGNPVKSKTSLNAKKEELQIKLSEKIKGKVIINIEFQGILNDRLLGFYRSQYQQNGKTKYLATTQFEAADARRAFPCWDKPEAKATFEISIIADNKFSAISNMPIKSKKKIGNKTIYNFTKTPIVSTYLIYLGVGEFEYLTGKVGKIQIRVVTTKGNKSKGKFSLELGKKLLTSYEKYFGIKYPLPKLDLIAVPDFAAGAMENWGAITFRETILLYDPKTSSTRTKQFIAEVISHEIAHQWFGNLVTMKWWNDLWLNESFATFMATKFVDKFYPEWDLWNQFIEDAMNVAMSLDSLKTTHPIDVTVNSPAEIREIFDAISYDKGGCVLRMLEHYVGEPNFQKGLKKYLSDFKYKNAEGQDLWNAIGKASGMPVSSMVHTWLKQPGFPLVEINQDGNVLKLKQKRYLLESDKKFSKGLWSIPLSLGMDDEFSKKLFTKKSMSIKLPKNTIGFVANYGRKGFYRVKYDEGILLDLKMLVDEKRIPGIDRWAIQNDLFSLCVSGNEQIRNYLDFSDAYFDEDSYLATVNVAHNLASLYFRAFNEKFAEEIRSYAVNYFRKILFNLGWEPKKSDKHTDALLRSFVISALGKMNDDEVTDEAIRRYKKFLKSPSSLSPDLVEPICSIAAWNGNSKTHAELMRLYKNAKTMEEKLRFLGAMCSFKDKKLLIKSLDFSQTPNVRSQNMQLPIMKVATNPYGDKVLWPWLKKNWKKLNKKVGHGNPLFNRIVASISSVADDSMEKEIKTFFKKNPTPGTERTQTQTLERIRINSKLLRRMRQEFKDG; via the coding sequence GTGCTGAATTAAAAATAATCTCTTGCCATGTGCATTCTAGAGGAAATCCTGTAAAATCCAAAACGTCTCTTAATGCAAAAAAAGAAGAATTGCAGATCAAATTATCTGAAAAGATCAAAGGTAAAGTTATCATCAATATTGAATTTCAAGGAATTTTAAATGATAGACTCCTTGGATTCTATCGAAGTCAATACCAGCAAAATGGTAAAACAAAATATCTTGCTACCACACAGTTTGAAGCAGCAGATGCCAGACGTGCATTTCCATGTTGGGATAAACCTGAAGCAAAAGCTACATTTGAAATTTCAATAATTGCCGATAACAAATTCTCAGCAATTTCAAACATGCCAATTAAATCCAAGAAAAAAATTGGTAACAAAACAATTTACAATTTTACAAAGACTCCTATTGTGTCAACATATTTGATTTATCTTGGTGTTGGCGAGTTTGAGTATCTGACAGGAAAAGTTGGAAAGATTCAGATCAGGGTAGTGACAACAAAAGGAAATAAATCAAAAGGAAAATTCTCCTTAGAACTTGGAAAAAAACTTTTAACATCATATGAAAAATATTTTGGAATAAAATACCCTCTGCCTAAACTTGATTTAATTGCAGTACCTGACTTTGCAGCAGGTGCAATGGAAAATTGGGGTGCGATAACCTTTAGAGAAACAATTCTGCTTTATGATCCTAAAACATCATCGACTAGAACAAAACAATTCATTGCAGAGGTAATCTCTCATGAAATTGCTCATCAATGGTTTGGAAATTTAGTTACTATGAAATGGTGGAATGATTTGTGGCTCAATGAAAGCTTTGCCACTTTTATGGCTACAAAGTTTGTGGACAAATTTTATCCTGAGTGGGATTTATGGAATCAATTCATTGAGGATGCAATGAATGTGGCAATGAGTCTTGACTCGCTCAAAACAACACATCCAATTGATGTTACAGTAAATTCGCCTGCTGAAATTCGAGAAATCTTTGATGCTATTTCTTATGATAAAGGTGGATGTGTCTTGAGAATGCTTGAGCATTATGTTGGAGAGCCCAATTTCCAAAAGGGCCTAAAAAAATACTTGTCTGATTTCAAATACAAAAATGCTGAAGGGCAAGATTTGTGGAATGCAATTGGAAAGGCATCTGGGATGCCTGTTTCCTCTATGGTTCACACTTGGCTAAAACAACCCGGATTCCCACTAGTTGAAATTAATCAAGATGGAAATGTACTGAAACTAAAGCAAAAAAGATACTTACTTGAATCAGATAAAAAATTCAGTAAGGGACTGTGGTCTATCCCATTATCTTTAGGTATGGATGATGAATTTTCTAAAAAACTATTTACAAAAAAATCAATGTCTATCAAATTACCTAAAAATACAATAGGCTTTGTTGCAAACTATGGGCGAAAAGGATTCTATCGTGTAAAATATGATGAAGGAATTCTTCTTGATTTGAAAATGTTAGTAGATGAAAAAAGAATTCCTGGAATTGATAGATGGGCTATCCAAAATGATTTATTCTCACTTTGTGTTTCTGGGAATGAACAAATTCGAAACTATCTTGACTTTTCTGATGCCTATTTTGATGAAGATAGTTATCTTGCCACAGTTAACGTTGCACATAATCTTGCATCGTTGTACTTTAGAGCATTTAATGAAAAATTTGCCGAAGAGATTAGAAGTTACGCTGTGAATTATTTTAGAAAAATTTTATTTAATTTGGGATGGGAGCCAAAAAAATCCGACAAACACACTGATGCACTTTTACGCTCTTTTGTAATTTCTGCATTGGGAAAAATGAATGATGATGAGGTTACAGACGAAGCCATTAGGCGATATAAAAAATTCTTAAAATCCCCTAGTTCACTCTCACCTGATTTGGTGGAGCCTATCTGCTCAATTGCTGCATGGAATGGAAATTCAAAAACTCATGCAGAATTAATGCGTCTATACAAGAATGCAAAAACAATGGAGGAAAAACTCCGCTTCCTTGGTGCAATGTGTAGTTTCAAAGACAAAAAACTCTTAATCAAATCACTTGACTTTTCTCAAACTCCAAATGTTCGCTCACAAAATATGCAATTGCCTATCATGAAGGTTGCTACAAATCCATATGGTGATAAGGTTTTGTGGCCATGGTTGAAGAAAAATTGGAAAAAATTAAACAAAAAAGTGGGACATGGAAATCCTTTGTTTAACAGAATTGTTGCCAGTATCTCTTCTGTAGCTGACGACTCTATGGAAAAAGAAATTAAAACATTCTTTAAAAAAAATCCTACTCCTGGAACTGAGAGAACCCAAACACAGACACTAGAAAGAATTAGAATTAACTCAAAACTCCTAAGACGAATGAGACAAGAATTCAAAGATGGCTAA